In the Sandaracinus amylolyticus genome, CCTCGTGTCGCTCACCACGAACGCCGCGCCGCGTGATCGCGACGTCGAGGCCGACAAGGCGCGCGAGCGGAACCGGATCCGCTTCGGGCGCGAATGACGTACAAGAGATCGCATGAAGCGTCTCGGCCTCGCGATCGTGGTGCTCGGTGTCTCGGCGTGTGGCGGCGGCGGTGACGACGCCGCGACATCGATCGACGCGGCAGTCCCCGATGCGACGGTGATCGACGGCGCGACGCGCGATCCCGACGCAGCGAGCGCGACCGACGGCGCGACGCAGCGTGACGACGCGGCGAGCGACGGTGGCAGCGCCGGCGAGCCGCGCCTTCCGCCCGCGAACGCCGGGTTCGACTACCAGCTCGGCGGCGCGTACTCGCCGCCCGATGGCGTGCAGATCGTCTCGCGCGATCGCACCGAGTCGCCGGCCGCGGGGATCTACAACCTCTGCTACGTGAACGGGTTCCAGGCCCAGCCCGACGCGTCGGAGTGGTGGCTCGCCGAGCACCCCGATCTCGTGCTCCGCGATGCGGGCGGCGATCCCGTGATCGATCGCGACTGGGACGAGATGCTGCTCGACACGCGCACGCCCGAGAAGCGCGCGGCGCTCGCCGAGATCGTCGGCGGGTGGATCGAGCAGTGCGCCGACGACGGCTTCGACGCGATCGAGATCGACAACCTCGACTCCTACGCGCGCTCGGAAGGGCTGCTCACGCAGGACCAGGCCGTCGCGTTCATGCGCCTGCTCTCCGACGTCGCGCACGCGCGCGGCCTCGCGATCGCGCAGAAGAACTCGACCGAGCTCCTCGCGCGGCGCGCCGAGATGGGCACCGACTTCGCGGTCGCCGAGGAGTGCAACCGCTACGACGAGTGCGGCGACTACGTCGACGCGTACGGCGACGGAGTGCTGGTGATCGAGTATCGACGGGCCGACTTCGACACCGGCTGCGCCGACTTCCCGGACCTCTCGATCGTGCTGCGCGACCTCGATCTCGTGCCGCTCGGCACCGCCGGCTACGTGCGCGACGACTGTTGATGCACCCCATCCGCGAGATCGATCCGAGCTCGGACGACGAGATCGAGATCGTCGCGCGGCGGATGCGCGAGACGCTGGTCGAGGTGCTCGGGGCCGAGCGCGGCACCGCGATGTACACGATGGAGTGGCTGCGCGATCGGGTGCGGTTCCACCTCGATCCCGCGCGCAGCACCGCGGTCGTCTACCTCGCGGAGGACGCGAGCGGGCACGTCACCGGGCACACGATCGTGCGCCTCGACGTCGACGAGACGGAGCGCCCGATCGGGCTCTTCTCGACGACGTTCGTCGAGCCCGCGTCGCGCCGCTCGTCGATCGCGAGTGCGCTCCTCGATCACGGCGAGGCGTGGATCCGCGGTCATCGCATGCCCCGCGCGATCACCTACACCGACGAGCACAACGTCAAGCTCATCCGCCTCTACGAGAAGCACGGCTACACGCTGGCCCCGATGGGCTCGGCGATGGTGCGCCTCGCGAAGGACTTCTAGTCGACGATGCCGACCACGAGCGACGCGGCGTATCCGCCCGCGACGCTGCCGGCGACGCTCGCGAGCTGCGACGACCATCCATCGCGGAACACGTTGTCGCTCGTGAGGCTCACACCGCGCAGCGCCGACGCGCTCGCGCCGTAGCCCTCGGCGCTCGCGTAGACCGCGCTGCACACGTCCTCCGGCATCGCGAGCTGCGAGACGCGGATCGCGTTCCGCCCGTTCGTCGCCGCGGTGAGGCTCGGATGGATCTCGAAGTGGATGTGCGGCCAGCGCCCGACGTAGCAGCCGGGCACGATCGTCGTGAACGTCAGGCGCCCCGAGTCGTCGCTCTCCTGCACACCGCGCAGGTAGCTCTCGCTCGCGATCGCCGCCGAGTACATCGAGTAGTCGCCGTTCCGATCGCAGTGCCAGAGGTAGACGGCGTAGCCCGCGAGCGGCACGCACCCGCGCGCCGCGTCGACGAGCGTGAGCGTGACCGTGAGCGGCACGCCCGTCGCGACTCCGGTCGCGACGCCGAGGCTCGTGCGGATGTCGCTGCGCACGATCCCGGAGAGCGCGAGCGCGTTCGGGCCGTTCGTTCCGTCGCCGGGGTACGGGCCCGCGGTCTCCTCGGGGATCGCGGAGCACTCGTCGATCGCGGTGGTGCCCGAGTCGCTCGCTCCAGCGTCGGCGCTCGTGCTCCCGCCGTCGCTCGATCCCGCGTCGTCGCCGCTCGGCGCGCCCGCGTCGAGCACTCCTCCTGCAGCGCGCGCCGCGCATCCGACGAGCGGCACGAGCCCGGCGCTCGCGAGCAGGCCCACCGCGCGCCGGCGCGTGATCCCGCGCGACATCAGGTGCGCGACGTCGGCGCGCAGCCCTCGGCTCCCATCGTCGTGATCGTGCATGCGTGGTCTCCTTCAGCGACCACCGTGCGATCCCCGTTCCGCGTGGGTGTTGCTCGATTGTTGCGAGATGTGTCGGAGCTCAGCCGGGCATCGAGACGCGCACGAGCGTCCCGCGACCGAGCGTGCTCTCGACCTCGATCGTCCCGCCGTGCGCCTCGACGATGCGCTCGGCGAGCGTGAGCCCGAGCCCGACCCCGCCCGCATCGCGCGCTCGACTGCGCTCCGCGCGGAAGAACGGCGCGAACACGTTCGGGAGATCCTCGGCAGCGATCCCGATCCCGCGATCCTCGACCTCGAGCACGACGCGCTCGCGCTCCTCCCGCAACCGAAGCGCGATCGGTGCCGTGCGATCGGGCGTGTACTTGTCGGCGTTCTCGAGGAGGTTGTCGATCACCCGGCGGAACAACACGGGATCGACGACCAGCCGCCGCGCGCCGGCCTCGAGCGCGACCTCGAGCGGACGATCGGGATGCCGCGCGCGGAACCGCTCGACGCTGCGCCTCGCGAGCTCTTCCGCCGGGATCTCTTCGAGCGCGCTGAGCGGCAGCCCCGCATGCGCGCGATCGCGGGTGTCGAGCCGCAGCGCGACCAGGATGTCGTCGACGATCGACTCGAGCTCGCCGAGGTCGGTCGCGATCTCCGCGACCGCGGCGCGCATGCCCTCGGCGTCACCCTCGGCCGCGAGATCCATCGCGACGCGGATGCGTGCGAGCGGCGTCCGCAGCTCGT is a window encoding:
- a CDS encoding endo alpha-1,4 polygalactosaminidase, yielding MKRLGLAIVVLGVSACGGGGDDAATSIDAAVPDATVIDGATRDPDAASATDGATQRDDAASDGGSAGEPRLPPANAGFDYQLGGAYSPPDGVQIVSRDRTESPAAGIYNLCYVNGFQAQPDASEWWLAEHPDLVLRDAGGDPVIDRDWDEMLLDTRTPEKRAALAEIVGGWIEQCADDGFDAIEIDNLDSYARSEGLLTQDQAVAFMRLLSDVAHARGLAIAQKNSTELLARRAEMGTDFAVAEECNRYDECGDYVDAYGDGVLVIEYRRADFDTGCADFPDLSIVLRDLDLVPLGTAGYVRDDC
- a CDS encoding GNAT family N-acetyltransferase, whose amino-acid sequence is MHPIREIDPSSDDEIEIVARRMRETLVEVLGAERGTAMYTMEWLRDRVRFHLDPARSTAVVYLAEDASGHVTGHTIVRLDVDETERPIGLFSTTFVEPASRRSSIASALLDHGEAWIRGHRMPRAITYTDEHNVKLIRLYEKHGYTLAPMGSAMVRLAKDF
- a CDS encoding intradiol ring-cleavage dioxygenase, which codes for MHDHDDGSRGLRADVAHLMSRGITRRRAVGLLASAGLVPLVGCAARAAGGVLDAGAPSGDDAGSSDGGSTSADAGASDSGTTAIDECSAIPEETAGPYPGDGTNGPNALALSGIVRSDIRTSLGVATGVATGVPLTVTLTLVDAARGCVPLAGYAVYLWHCDRNGDYSMYSAAIASESYLRGVQESDDSGRLTFTTIVPGCYVGRWPHIHFEIHPSLTAATNGRNAIRVSQLAMPEDVCSAVYASAEGYGASASALRGVSLTSDNVFRDGWSSQLASVAGSVAGGYAASLVVGIVD